GAAATTTGTTTCCAACTTCAGAATTTGATTGATATTTATAGAAAATGTTGCTAAGAAAGGATTAGGGAAAGTAAAGTCTGAAGGTGCAAACTTTACTAATTTGGATCTAATGAAATAGATTTTGCAAACCAGGGTAATTTATGGTTACTTGAGAAAACAAAAATCTGAACTTTCTTTCTTTCCTATACCTATCTTGTATTCTGGTTGCTCTGAAACCCCTGCTCATTGTTGCTATATAAGCTTTTGTCTAGGAGGTAAACAAAAGATGTGTCTGTGTGTGTTAGATTGTAATATTTGCTATCTCCTAATTGATTAATCTGAGGAAAAATGAAGTTCTTGCTACAAATGACCAGTGTTCTATAGAATCTTGTCTCTGTTAGATTTTATCGTGGTCTACCGTATTTGTTTTGCTCATATGACGATCATGTTCCAAGCATCAGTTTTGccgtctttttattttttgtatattattgtatgtTCATTTGCTAGCACGTAAAATAAAGTAGCATTAGATGATTATGCAGATTACTGTTCAGTGGCATATTAGTGCCTTGTAATCTTTAATCTCTATGTAGACTTAAATGGGAAAGGAGAGGGGAAGATGCAGATTTTCGAGCTACTAGTTATCAATCGCATTTTACGTCTTAAATGCTTAGCTTACTGGTTAAGGGGGTTCAATTTCAGTCGCATTTGTTTTGACTTGAATATTGTCATTCAGAACTCACAGGAGGCAGAGTTCTTCACAGAATATGGAGAGGCAAGCAGATACCAAATTCAGGAAGTTATCGGCAAGGGTAGCTATGGAGTTGTGGCTTCTGCTGTTGATACCAAAACTGGAGAAAGAGTTGCTATCAAGAAGATTAATGACGTGTTTGAGCATGTCTCTGATGCCACTAGAATTTTAAGAGAAATCAAGCTTCTTCGGCTACTACGGCATCCCGATATCGTAGAAATAAAGCACATCATGTTACCCCCTTCTCGGCGTGAGTTTCAAGATATTTACGTTGTCTTTGAACTGATGGAGTCTGACCTTCACCAGGTTATTAAGGCCAATGATGATCTTACACCTGAGCATTATCAGTTTTTCCTATACCAGCTTATGCGTGGATTAAAATATGTTCATACTGGTTTGTTTTTATACAAGTTATAACCTTCTGTTTGACATCTCTATACAATGGAGAAGCTAACTTTTCCTCGGGATAATTGACGTGCCCTTTTCCCCTCTTAACAGCAAACGTTTTTCATCGAGATTTAAAGCCGAAGAATATCCTTGCTAACGCTGACTGTAAATTGAAGATTTGTGACTTTGGCCTTGCTCGTGTGTCATTTAATGACACGCCATCAGCTATTTTCTGGACTGTATGTTTGAGCTCTAGAGGGCTTCTCTTTTCTCGTTATTTTAGTACTCAAATTTGTAAGTGATTTCTGATATACTTGTGGTTTGATGTATTTAAGGACTATGTTGCAACCCGATGGTATCGTGCTCCTGAGCTATGTGGCTCTTTTTTCTCCAAGGTAACTTAGCTTTATCACTGAAATCCACAGTTTCAATTGTTAGTTCTATCTGTCAAACATGCAATTACTGCATTAACCTTATATTTAGTACAGTTTGTGATGCATAGTATAATGCATTGTGGTCAAGTTTGCGGTAGACAATATTTTCTACTCTTTTTTTCTCCCGTCTTTTTGTTTTGTCTGAGAATAATTTTGCTGTATCTCACTTTGTTTCTTCTTGGGAGATGACTGGAACAACTATAGATTGGACAATATTTTATTTACGTAGTTGTGGCTAATACAAAATGAAGTCATATGATGTTTTCCCTTTAAGTGTCTGCTGGATGATTATTGACTTATCAGCCTTCAACGATGGCTTCAGAATTTACTTGCAAAATAGTCTTGTTTGATTACTAAGTTCATGATCAGGGATGGATCACTTGACTTCAAATGCTTGAGGAAGCATGTCTAGGTTACTACACACAAAAAGATCAATTTGATGAAGATGTAAAAAGAACACATATTGTGAGATTGAAAATGACACTTGTTCTCTCTATTCTGTACTTCATTTGGCTGGGAGAATGATCTAGTTGAGAATTCAAGCTGTTTATCATATTACCAAGTGTTATATAGAATCATTGGTTCATTACAAGTTGAAGGCAATGGGATTGATGAGGAGCTTGTTGTTGGAAAAAGTAATCTCCTGCTGGAAGACAGTTTTGACTTCAAGAGCTTAATGGTAGATTTATTCTTTAAAATGGATGAAAGGAGAGAGTTCCCTGTTTACAGTATCCCAGTATTATGAATATGACCTATTCAACTTGCGGTTATGAGGAATTGGGAAGGTTACTAGTTCATCTTATagtaatgaataaaaataaaaggagcTTCATGAGCATCAATCTCAATGTAGTTCAATGCTCAGTAACTCTGTGATATGAACATGCTGTGCAGTTTTCTCTCTTCAATGAATACGCCTGGTTTCAACTTTAGAATACAAAGATGCATATTTTATTGTGGGGGCTGAGTAACAATCTCTTGGAACAGAACCTGCTTGCAGAAAAGATTGTTAGGGCATTGTTTCTAGGGGGTTTCACAATTTCTAGCTCAAGGAGAATTTCCTGCCCTTATGGTTGGGAAATGTTGCCTAAGACGGGTAATATTCTAAGTATGCAGATGTATTTACGGTGGTCTCAGTGTCTCCACATCATGGAGTGGTATTTCTCTGAAAGGTTGGCAAGAAGAAGGATTTCTATGTTAATCTCCATGTCGATATGGTGCCACCATCAGATATTCCAAGCCCTAAATAAGGTTAGGAAAGTGTGAAAGGAAATATCTCTATTTTATGTCTTCAACTTATTATTTCAGTCCAAAAGTGACAGACTAGGGCCCCCTGTAATCTCTTGCAGACTTTTAAAAGATTCATCTTTCTGAGTTACTAAGTTCGAGTTCCTAGGTTGTCTGAATGGTTTTTTCGTTCACCAGACTTTTAGTTGGCTGGTATAGTGGTACGGTCCTTTGAGATTGCATGTGCCAGGCTAGGTtgatcttctaagaaattcttgTTGAAGACAGGCTTGAATCTGATTGCAGTATAACTTGGGGACTTACTTCAGTAAAGAGCTTGGACTTATTAAATGGATAATCTGTGAAGTGCTCTTTTGCATTTTACTCTGCGACAATGATGTGGGTTTTATTATCTTTTTGTGATTTCGATAAATGAGAGTTTGTTACTTTTTAACCTTATCAGATAACAGAAAGAAAACGTGGCTTTGTTCTTTCCTGTACTATGATGTCTAAACCGTAAATTTCGGTGGCATCATTTCACTGTAAAGCAACTACATTATATAATAGTTGTTGAGAGTTTACTTGTGTTGTTGACATATCTGTATAGACTGATTTACTTGTGACGTGACATGTACTATTACTGAGAGTTCTCTATTTGCAGTATACTCCTGCTATTGATATTTGGAGCATAGGATGCATATTCGCAGAAATGCTCACTGGAAAACCGTTATTTCCTGGAAAGAATGTAGTGCATCAATTAGACCTTATGACTGATTTGCTAGGAACACCTCCTCCTGAAACCATTGCAAAGGTTAATTCTCTCATTCCATACTAATCTTTCTTTGTTGATTTTCAATCTGATTAGCATCGTTTGGATGAATAGGCATTTTTGTTACTTGCTAATAAGAATACATCAGAGGACAAAGGTTAAGGCAAAAGTGGTAATTACtgagaattttcaaaaaagaaatagTAGTTAACTGAGAGTTCTTTGTATATCACATTTTACGTCCCTCTGTAGTTTTTGCTGTTTTACAAATGAAATTCTACCAAACTGGCAGATTAGAAATGAAAAGGCAAGAAGATACCTCAGTAACATGCGGAAAAAAACACCAATTCCATTTGCAAAAAAATTTCCGCATGTGGATCCATTGGCTTTGCGCCTACTTGAACGCATGCTTGCATTTGACCCGAAAGATCGACCTTCTGCAGAGGAggtaattttttatattgttttatCTACAAAGAAAATGTCGACTCTGATAATATGACAAGACTTCATCTCATGCattggttattttattttttaggcaCTGGCTGATCCTTATTTCCGTGGTTTGTCCAATGTGGACCGTGAACCGTCCACTCACCCAATATCAAAGCTTGAGTTTGAATTTGAGAGGAGAAAGTTGGCAAAAGAAGATGTTAGAGAGCTCATTTATCGGGAGGTGCAGTTTTCTCCATTTTGATGGCTCCCTTTTATGTGGAATGAATTAACTGATTGATCTCTAAACTTGTTTTGGGCAAACAGATTTTAGAATATCATCCTCAGATGCTTCAGGAATATCTTCGTGGCGGAGATCAGACTAGTGGGTTTATGTATCCAAGGTTAGGAGCCACTTAAATCTTACTccacataatttatttttgtttcaaagACTTTTTTCTACCTCATTTCTTTGTTAAAGATTGTGTAAGTTAAAGAAAAGCTTGTCTTTTAGTTTCCTTGAGTTGTTGAAAACTATAACGTATTTTTGGAGGGCAGTGACAACTCTTTCCAAAATGGAAGAAACCTCAAGATAATATACAAAAGCGTTCTTATTTTTCAAGTGTTGCGCCAGCTAATTCACAATATGTATGTTGTGATTGTGTgtggtgtatatatatgtatctgcGTCTACTTTGTGTACATATtgcactaaggggtcgtttggtagagtgtataagaataatgcaaaatatagtgtattagtaatgcttgtattagtaatgcttgtgttagttatgcttgtatttttcttatgcggTGTTTGGTttggtgtattaaaaataacatgaattacataatttctaaatttttttattctttttcacataataccctcaatatatatgttggaaaaggATACGGAAatttttttgaggggtaatagggtctttaagcttgttaatgcatgcattagatccattgcattactaatgccatggattttgaggtattagtaatacacacctcaataactatagagtgtataactaatgcttgcatttgttatacatagggtaaaaaggtataccaaataaggtactactaatacacattaaactaatgcatgcattaacatttcaatacactATACCAGACGACCCCTAAATGTTTTGTACTACTGTTTGAGAAATACTTAGTGATGGTCCTTCTTTTGTGTCAATTTAGTGGTGTTGATCGGTTCAAGCGACAATTTGCACATCTTGAGGAGCATTATGGTAAAGGTGAACGAAGCACTCCACTTCAGAGGCAGCACGCTTCTTTGCCTAGGTGCGCACTGAATACTGTTCTTCATTTGCTCTGGATGGTAAAGTCGTTCTTCAGTACTAATCTGCAGTATTTGAAGTCATTTGTCTAGAGAAAATATGGGCACTTCAATACTCCTCCAATCTATGCAGTCCTTATTTTAGTTCCAGTATTGAGTAACTCAGTTACTCAAGTTTTAAGAGTTACCAGTGTAAGTTAAATATGTTTAACTGAAGTCGAAAAGTATCTTTTCTGAAACGTTTGGAGTAGTCTGTCAGTGAATTTTCTGCTTTACCGATTCACGGATGAAAGAAGTTTACCTCCTGTTTTGCGATGAGTTGGTTATATTTAAATTCCTACTGTGTTTAGATGGGTATATTTGATGTTGTTGCGACTTGTAAGATGCTTACCCACTTAGTAAAAAAATTTTCTAAACAAAAAGTGGTGTTGAGGTTAATGCAATTTATTTTAAAAGCTGTGTTTCCTGAACAAGGTTAGTTTTGAGCATATAGCAATTAGCAAGTGCTTCAGCAAATATAGTTTCTGCTTATACGTGTACATCTTTTGTCGAAGTATTAACTTGGTCTCTTTTGGATTACTCTCATCTTAGAGAGCGAGTTCCTGCACCAAAAGATGAAACCTCTTCTTCTGAAAACATTGATTTTGAAAAACGAACTTCAGCATCTGTTGCTTCGACTCTAGAGAGCCCACCAAGCCGGTCTGATGGAT
The Capsicum annuum cultivar UCD-10X-F1 chromosome 6, UCD10Xv1.1, whole genome shotgun sequence DNA segment above includes these coding regions:
- the LOC107855413 gene encoding LOW QUALITY PROTEIN: mitogen-activated protein kinase 9 (The sequence of the model RefSeq protein was modified relative to this genomic sequence to represent the inferred CDS: deleted 1 base in 1 codon): MGGGSTFVDGVRRLFQRRSTTTTIVHHSNADPILNNIQKPINIEEEEEEDSQELNIIEDFDISGLKFIKVPKRVDFPFSSASNHHMDPHKKNSQEAEFFTEYGEASRYQIQEVIGKGSYGVVASAVDTKTGERVAIKKINDVFEHVSDATRILREIKLLRLLRHPDIVEIKHIMLPPSRREFQDIYVVFELMESDLHQVIKANDDLTPEHYQFFLYQLMRGLKYVHTANVFHRDLKPKNILANADCKLKICDFGLARVSFNDTPSAIFWTDYVATRWYRAPELCGSFFSKYTPAIDIWSIGCIFAEMLTGKPLFPGKNVVHQLDLMTDLLGTPPPETIAKIRNEKARRYLSNMRKKTPIPFAKKFPHVDPLALRLLERMLAFDPKDRPSAEEALADPYFRGLSNVDREPSTHPISKLEFEFERRKLAKEDVRELIYREILEYHPQMLQEYLRGGDQTSGFMYPSGVDRFKRQFAHLEEHYGKGERSTPLQRQHASLPRERVPAPKDETSSSENIDFEKRTSASVASTLESPPSRSDGSENSDANVQNGPNKANYSARSLLKSASISASKCVVVKRRNAEEEAIKEQNEDADGLAQKAAALHV